Proteins found in one Oncorhynchus mykiss isolate Arlee chromosome 3, USDA_OmykA_1.1, whole genome shotgun sequence genomic segment:
- the LOC110516735 gene encoding myelin-associated glycoprotein isoform X3 → MMSPTYAGASVMITLRKHVFLCYTLRVVWCVLVVAEEWTVTIPNQISGLKGSCILIPCSFTHPSTYIPTNVTWYQYSKLPGKYPVVFSRTKPGDIIEHYSGRTELVGRASDGDCSLMINGMILEHNGEDIYPWVDEVSKSVFAFFQWRVTLEVTDTAPRPQLSVSEEQREGGNITVSCAVLHTCPSSPPSLSFGDQRGVVQGYHTEEIQGRWRVLSTISFVARAEDHEKVVACNVTHPGGQTAAGEVVLDVSYAPRSVSVSGGSTVVQVGTNLSLSCVSDANPPASSYLWHLLRDGLVMPLNHSTETAAVTDLHPDENAFHCTAINPLGRSKPSSSFVVTAEYKPSILANSSCSYHAGQVICRCQARARPRAKVLWMVDGGPLFPGSDPTTSPQNHTVMDIWAAEGTYENVSVTCLVNNTHGHDKLLLSVFVKAPPTNVSISQLPARPLEGEKVTLSCLGHGHLPISSYRWYRVSGEQSVLLREDSGSLSLSVTRDVGQFRCSALNEMGECSSDTTAVNVEYAPAILPLSFCSVNDGEARCECVVDSHPVAQIIWTPWSIQDNQTHNITDLLNWRILRSILIGPKVDDMGDVLCNSTNEHGSAFLKLPFIAGETSAQRSLFYGGVGGALLLVLSFASFLFWRFYSTKRRDCRVALEEVELKGALQVIHNDPTDCPGSPEARVHWI, encoded by the exons ATGATGTCACCCACTTATGCAGGTGCATCAGTCATGATAACGCTCAGAAAACATGTGTTCCTCTGCTATACACTACGAG tggtgtggtgtgtgttggtagtggccGAGGAGTGGACCGTGACCATTCCTAATCAGATATCTGGCCTGAAGGGGTCTTGTATCCTCATCCCCTGTTCCTTCACACACCCCAGCACTTACATCCCCACTAATGTCACCTGGTACCAGTACTCCAAGCTGCCTGGTAAATACCCAGTCGTCTTCAGCCGCACCAAACCAGGGGATATCATAGAGCACTACAGTGGTAGAACTGAACTGGTGGGAAGGGCCTCTGATGGAGACTGCAGCCTGATGATCAATGGAATGATATTAGAGCATAACGGAGAGGACATTTACCCCTGGGTGGATGAGGTCAGCAAGTCTGTCTTTGCCTTCTTTCAGTGGAGGGTGACACTGGAGGTTACAG ATACAGCACCAAGGCCACAGCTGTCGGTCAGTGAAGAGCAGAGGGAAGGGGGCAACATCACTGTTTCCTGTGCTGTCCTCCACACctgcccctcctcccctccctccctctctttcggGGACCAGAGGGGGGTGGTCCAGGGGTACCACACCGAGGAGATACAGGGTCGATGGCGCGTCCTCTCCACCATCTCGTTTGTGGCACGAGCAGAGGATCATGAGAAAGTGGTGGCGTGTAACGTGACACATCCAGGAGGCCAGACAGCTGCAGGGGAGGTGGTGCTCGACGTGAGCT atGCCCCCAGGTCTGTGAGTGTCTCAGGGGGAAGCACTGTGGTCCAGGTTGGCACTAACCTGTCCCTGTCCTGCGTCAGCGATGCCAACCCCCCTGCCAGCTCCTACCTGTGGCACTTGCTGAGAGATGGCCTGGTCATGCCACTGAACCACAGCACAGAGACCGCTGCGGTTACAGACTTGCACCCAGATGAGAATGCGTTCCACTGCACAGCTATCAACCCTCTGGGGAGGTCCAAGCCCTCCTCTAGTTTTGTGGTCACTGCAGAAT ACAAGCCATCTATATTAGCAAACTCCAGCTGCTCCTACCATGCTGGCCAAGTCATCTGCAGGTGTCAGGCCCGGGCTCGACCAAGGGCCAAAGTgctgtggatggtggatgggggaCCCCTGTTCCCTGGCTCTGACCCAACCACCTCCCCCCAGAACCACACGGTGATGGATATCTGGGCTGCAGAGGGCACCTATGAAAATGTGTCTGTCACCTGTCTGGTCAACAACACACATGGCCATGATAAGCTTCTCCTGAGTGTATTTGTGAAAG CACCACCCACCAATGTGTCCATCAGCCAGCTCCCAGCCCGGCCTCTGGAGGGAGAAAAGGTCACTCTGTCCTGTCTGGGTCACGGTCACCTCCCAATCAGTTCCTACAGGTGGTACCGTGTGTCCGGGGAGCAGTCAGTCCTGCTTAGAGAGGATTCTGGGAGTTTGAGTCTCTCTGTGACCAGAGACGTGGGGCAGTTCCGCTGTTCTGCTCTGAACGAGATGGGAGAGTGCAGTTCAGACACCACGGCTGTGAACGTTGAGT ACGCACCAGCTATacttcccctctccttctgttCTGTGAATGATGGGGAGGcgaggtgtgagtgtgtggtggacTCTCACCCTGTGGCGCAGATCATTTGGACACCATGGAGCATTCAGGACAATCAGACTCACAACATCACTGACCTGCTCAACTGGAGGATCCTGAGGTCCATTCTCATTGGGCCCAAGGTTGATGACATGGGTGACGTCCTCTGCAATTCAACCAATGAGCATGGGAGTGCCTTCCTCAAACTCCCATTCATTG CAGGTGAAACGTCCGCCCAGCGGTCCCTGTTCTACGGAGGAGTTGGGGGCGCCCTGTTGCTGGTGCTCTCCTTCGCCTCCTTTTTATTTTGGAGATTCTACTCCACCAAGAG AAGAGATTGCCGTGTTGCACTGGAGGAGGTTGAGCTGAAGGGGGCACTGCAGGTGATACACAATGATCCTACTGACTGCCCAG GCAGCCCAGAGGCCCGTGTTCACTGGATTTGA
- the LOC110516735 gene encoding myelin-associated glycoprotein isoform X2 produces MITLRKHVFLCYTLRVVWCVLVVAEEWTVTIPNQISGLKGSCILIPCSFTHPSTYIPTNVTWYQYSKLPGKYPVVFSRTKPGDIIEHYSGRTELVGRASDGDCSLMINGMILEHNGEDIYPWVDEVSKSVFAFFQWRVTLEVTDTAPRPQLSVSEEQREGGNITVSCAVLHTCPSSPPSLSFGDQRGVVQGYHTEEIQGRWRVLSTISFVARAEDHEKVVACNVTHPGGQTAAGEVVLDVSYAPRSVSVSGGSTVVQVGTNLSLSCVSDANPPASSYLWHLLRDGLVMPLNHSTETAAVTDLHPDENAFHCTAINPLGRSKPSSSFVVTAEYKPSILANSSCSYHAGQVICRCQARARPRAKVLWMVDGGPLFPGSDPTTSPQNHTVMDIWAAEGTYENVSVTCLVNNTHGHDKLLLSVFVKAPPTNVSISQLPARPLEGEKVTLSCLGHGHLPISSYRWYRVSGEQSVLLREDSGSLSLSVTRDVGQFRCSALNEMGECSSDTTAVNVEYAPAILPLSFCSVNDGEARCECVVDSHPVAQIIWTPWSIQDNQTHNITDLLNWRILRSILIGPKVDDMGDVLCNSTNEHGSAFLKLPFIAGETSAQRSLFYGGVGGALLLVLSFASFLFWRFYSTKRRDCRVALEEVELKGALQVIHNDPTDCPGNTLTLMVSDEDFHSNVYDTGYRVQV; encoded by the exons ATGATAACGCTCAGAAAACATGTGTTCCTCTGCTATACACTACGAG tggtgtggtgtgtgttggtagtggccGAGGAGTGGACCGTGACCATTCCTAATCAGATATCTGGCCTGAAGGGGTCTTGTATCCTCATCCCCTGTTCCTTCACACACCCCAGCACTTACATCCCCACTAATGTCACCTGGTACCAGTACTCCAAGCTGCCTGGTAAATACCCAGTCGTCTTCAGCCGCACCAAACCAGGGGATATCATAGAGCACTACAGTGGTAGAACTGAACTGGTGGGAAGGGCCTCTGATGGAGACTGCAGCCTGATGATCAATGGAATGATATTAGAGCATAACGGAGAGGACATTTACCCCTGGGTGGATGAGGTCAGCAAGTCTGTCTTTGCCTTCTTTCAGTGGAGGGTGACACTGGAGGTTACAG ATACAGCACCAAGGCCACAGCTGTCGGTCAGTGAAGAGCAGAGGGAAGGGGGCAACATCACTGTTTCCTGTGCTGTCCTCCACACctgcccctcctcccctccctccctctctttcggGGACCAGAGGGGGGTGGTCCAGGGGTACCACACCGAGGAGATACAGGGTCGATGGCGCGTCCTCTCCACCATCTCGTTTGTGGCACGAGCAGAGGATCATGAGAAAGTGGTGGCGTGTAACGTGACACATCCAGGAGGCCAGACAGCTGCAGGGGAGGTGGTGCTCGACGTGAGCT atGCCCCCAGGTCTGTGAGTGTCTCAGGGGGAAGCACTGTGGTCCAGGTTGGCACTAACCTGTCCCTGTCCTGCGTCAGCGATGCCAACCCCCCTGCCAGCTCCTACCTGTGGCACTTGCTGAGAGATGGCCTGGTCATGCCACTGAACCACAGCACAGAGACCGCTGCGGTTACAGACTTGCACCCAGATGAGAATGCGTTCCACTGCACAGCTATCAACCCTCTGGGGAGGTCCAAGCCCTCCTCTAGTTTTGTGGTCACTGCAGAAT ACAAGCCATCTATATTAGCAAACTCCAGCTGCTCCTACCATGCTGGCCAAGTCATCTGCAGGTGTCAGGCCCGGGCTCGACCAAGGGCCAAAGTgctgtggatggtggatgggggaCCCCTGTTCCCTGGCTCTGACCCAACCACCTCCCCCCAGAACCACACGGTGATGGATATCTGGGCTGCAGAGGGCACCTATGAAAATGTGTCTGTCACCTGTCTGGTCAACAACACACATGGCCATGATAAGCTTCTCCTGAGTGTATTTGTGAAAG CACCACCCACCAATGTGTCCATCAGCCAGCTCCCAGCCCGGCCTCTGGAGGGAGAAAAGGTCACTCTGTCCTGTCTGGGTCACGGTCACCTCCCAATCAGTTCCTACAGGTGGTACCGTGTGTCCGGGGAGCAGTCAGTCCTGCTTAGAGAGGATTCTGGGAGTTTGAGTCTCTCTGTGACCAGAGACGTGGGGCAGTTCCGCTGTTCTGCTCTGAACGAGATGGGAGAGTGCAGTTCAGACACCACGGCTGTGAACGTTGAGT ACGCACCAGCTATacttcccctctccttctgttCTGTGAATGATGGGGAGGcgaggtgtgagtgtgtggtggacTCTCACCCTGTGGCGCAGATCATTTGGACACCATGGAGCATTCAGGACAATCAGACTCACAACATCACTGACCTGCTCAACTGGAGGATCCTGAGGTCCATTCTCATTGGGCCCAAGGTTGATGACATGGGTGACGTCCTCTGCAATTCAACCAATGAGCATGGGAGTGCCTTCCTCAAACTCCCATTCATTG CAGGTGAAACGTCCGCCCAGCGGTCCCTGTTCTACGGAGGAGTTGGGGGCGCCCTGTTGCTGGTGCTCTCCTTCGCCTCCTTTTTATTTTGGAGATTCTACTCCACCAAGAG AAGAGATTGCCGTGTTGCACTGGAGGAGGTTGAGCTGAAGGGGGCACTGCAGGTGATACACAATGATCCTACTGACTGCCCAGGTAATACACTCACTCTGATGGTGTCAGACGAGGACTTCCACAGTAATGTGTATGACACCGGGTACAGGGTCCAAGTTTAA
- the LOC110516735 gene encoding myelin-associated glycoprotein isoform X1 — MMSPTYAGASVMITLRKHVFLCYTLRVVWCVLVVAEEWTVTIPNQISGLKGSCILIPCSFTHPSTYIPTNVTWYQYSKLPGKYPVVFSRTKPGDIIEHYSGRTELVGRASDGDCSLMINGMILEHNGEDIYPWVDEVSKSVFAFFQWRVTLEVTDTAPRPQLSVSEEQREGGNITVSCAVLHTCPSSPPSLSFGDQRGVVQGYHTEEIQGRWRVLSTISFVARAEDHEKVVACNVTHPGGQTAAGEVVLDVSYAPRSVSVSGGSTVVQVGTNLSLSCVSDANPPASSYLWHLLRDGLVMPLNHSTETAAVTDLHPDENAFHCTAINPLGRSKPSSSFVVTAEYKPSILANSSCSYHAGQVICRCQARARPRAKVLWMVDGGPLFPGSDPTTSPQNHTVMDIWAAEGTYENVSVTCLVNNTHGHDKLLLSVFVKAPPTNVSISQLPARPLEGEKVTLSCLGHGHLPISSYRWYRVSGEQSVLLREDSGSLSLSVTRDVGQFRCSALNEMGECSSDTTAVNVEYAPAILPLSFCSVNDGEARCECVVDSHPVAQIIWTPWSIQDNQTHNITDLLNWRILRSILIGPKVDDMGDVLCNSTNEHGSAFLKLPFIAGETSAQRSLFYGGVGGALLLVLSFASFLFWRFYSTKRRDCRVALEEVELKGALQVIHNDPTDCPGNTLTLMVSDEDFHSNVYDTGYRVQV; from the exons ATGATGTCACCCACTTATGCAGGTGCATCAGTCATGATAACGCTCAGAAAACATGTGTTCCTCTGCTATACACTACGAG tggtgtggtgtgtgttggtagtggccGAGGAGTGGACCGTGACCATTCCTAATCAGATATCTGGCCTGAAGGGGTCTTGTATCCTCATCCCCTGTTCCTTCACACACCCCAGCACTTACATCCCCACTAATGTCACCTGGTACCAGTACTCCAAGCTGCCTGGTAAATACCCAGTCGTCTTCAGCCGCACCAAACCAGGGGATATCATAGAGCACTACAGTGGTAGAACTGAACTGGTGGGAAGGGCCTCTGATGGAGACTGCAGCCTGATGATCAATGGAATGATATTAGAGCATAACGGAGAGGACATTTACCCCTGGGTGGATGAGGTCAGCAAGTCTGTCTTTGCCTTCTTTCAGTGGAGGGTGACACTGGAGGTTACAG ATACAGCACCAAGGCCACAGCTGTCGGTCAGTGAAGAGCAGAGGGAAGGGGGCAACATCACTGTTTCCTGTGCTGTCCTCCACACctgcccctcctcccctccctccctctctttcggGGACCAGAGGGGGGTGGTCCAGGGGTACCACACCGAGGAGATACAGGGTCGATGGCGCGTCCTCTCCACCATCTCGTTTGTGGCACGAGCAGAGGATCATGAGAAAGTGGTGGCGTGTAACGTGACACATCCAGGAGGCCAGACAGCTGCAGGGGAGGTGGTGCTCGACGTGAGCT atGCCCCCAGGTCTGTGAGTGTCTCAGGGGGAAGCACTGTGGTCCAGGTTGGCACTAACCTGTCCCTGTCCTGCGTCAGCGATGCCAACCCCCCTGCCAGCTCCTACCTGTGGCACTTGCTGAGAGATGGCCTGGTCATGCCACTGAACCACAGCACAGAGACCGCTGCGGTTACAGACTTGCACCCAGATGAGAATGCGTTCCACTGCACAGCTATCAACCCTCTGGGGAGGTCCAAGCCCTCCTCTAGTTTTGTGGTCACTGCAGAAT ACAAGCCATCTATATTAGCAAACTCCAGCTGCTCCTACCATGCTGGCCAAGTCATCTGCAGGTGTCAGGCCCGGGCTCGACCAAGGGCCAAAGTgctgtggatggtggatgggggaCCCCTGTTCCCTGGCTCTGACCCAACCACCTCCCCCCAGAACCACACGGTGATGGATATCTGGGCTGCAGAGGGCACCTATGAAAATGTGTCTGTCACCTGTCTGGTCAACAACACACATGGCCATGATAAGCTTCTCCTGAGTGTATTTGTGAAAG CACCACCCACCAATGTGTCCATCAGCCAGCTCCCAGCCCGGCCTCTGGAGGGAGAAAAGGTCACTCTGTCCTGTCTGGGTCACGGTCACCTCCCAATCAGTTCCTACAGGTGGTACCGTGTGTCCGGGGAGCAGTCAGTCCTGCTTAGAGAGGATTCTGGGAGTTTGAGTCTCTCTGTGACCAGAGACGTGGGGCAGTTCCGCTGTTCTGCTCTGAACGAGATGGGAGAGTGCAGTTCAGACACCACGGCTGTGAACGTTGAGT ACGCACCAGCTATacttcccctctccttctgttCTGTGAATGATGGGGAGGcgaggtgtgagtgtgtggtggacTCTCACCCTGTGGCGCAGATCATTTGGACACCATGGAGCATTCAGGACAATCAGACTCACAACATCACTGACCTGCTCAACTGGAGGATCCTGAGGTCCATTCTCATTGGGCCCAAGGTTGATGACATGGGTGACGTCCTCTGCAATTCAACCAATGAGCATGGGAGTGCCTTCCTCAAACTCCCATTCATTG CAGGTGAAACGTCCGCCCAGCGGTCCCTGTTCTACGGAGGAGTTGGGGGCGCCCTGTTGCTGGTGCTCTCCTTCGCCTCCTTTTTATTTTGGAGATTCTACTCCACCAAGAG AAGAGATTGCCGTGTTGCACTGGAGGAGGTTGAGCTGAAGGGGGCACTGCAGGTGATACACAATGATCCTACTGACTGCCCAGGTAATACACTCACTCTGATGGTGTCAGACGAGGACTTCCACAGTAATGTGTATGACACCGGGTACAGGGTCCAAGTTTAA
- the LOC110516750 gene encoding electron transfer flavoprotein subunit beta isoform X1 — protein sequence MSRVLVGVKRVIDYAVKIRVKPDQSGVVTDGVKHSMNPFCEIAVEEAVKLKEKKFIKEVVAVSCGPSQVTETIRTALAMGCDRGIHVEVSGKDYEAMGPLQISKIFAALAKKEEASLVILGKQAIDDDCNQTGQMTAALLDWPQGTFASEVTIDGETVKVVREIDGGLETIKISMPAVLTADLRLNTPRYATLPNIMKAKKKKIANMKPADLGVDMVSRVEVLRVDEPPTRLAGVKVETVDDLVAKLKANGTI from the exons ATCCGTGTGAAGCCCGATCAAAGCGGGGTggtgacagatggcgtcaagcactccatGAACCCCTTCTGTGAGATCGCCGTGGAGGAGGCCGTCAAACTCAAGGAGAAGAAGTTCATCAAAGAGGTGGTGGCCGTCAGCTGTGGGCCCTCGCAAGTAACG gagaccATCCGTACTGCACTGGCCATGGGGTGTGACCGCGGCATCCACGTGGAGGTCTCAGGAAAAGACTACGAGGCCATGGGACCCCTGCAGATCTCCAAGATCTTTGCTGCCCTGGCCAAGAAGGAGGAGGCCTCACTCGTCATCCTGGGCAAACAG GCCATTGACGATGACTGTAACCAGACGGGTCAGATGACGGCAGCCTTGTTAGACTGGCCACag GGCACATTTGCCTCTGAGGTGACCATCGATGGGGAAACGGTGAAGGTGGTGAGGGAAATCGATGGTGGTCTAGAGACCATCAAAATCAGCATGCCAGCTGTCCTCACAGCAGACCTTCGACTCAACACCCCCAGATACGCCACCCTGCCCAACATCATG AAAGCCAAGAAGAAGAAGATAGCCAACATGAAACCAGCAGACCTGGGGGTGGACATGGTGTCGCGAGTGGAGGTGTTGAGGGTGGACGAGCCCCCAACGAGACTGGCCGGAGTGAAGGTGGAGACGGTGGATGACCTGGTTGCCAAACTCAAGGCAAACGGAACAATCTAG
- the LOC110516750 gene encoding electron transfer flavoprotein subunit beta isoform X2 — protein MNPFCEIAVEEAVKLKEKKFIKEVVAVSCGPSQVTETIRTALAMGCDRGIHVEVSGKDYEAMGPLQISKIFAALAKKEEASLVILGKQAIDDDCNQTGQMTAALLDWPQGTFASEVTIDGETVKVVREIDGGLETIKISMPAVLTADLRLNTPRYATLPNIMKAKKKKIANMKPADLGVDMVSRVEVLRVDEPPTRLAGVKVETVDDLVAKLKANGTI, from the exons atGAACCCCTTCTGTGAGATCGCCGTGGAGGAGGCCGTCAAACTCAAGGAGAAGAAGTTCATCAAAGAGGTGGTGGCCGTCAGCTGTGGGCCCTCGCAAGTAACG gagaccATCCGTACTGCACTGGCCATGGGGTGTGACCGCGGCATCCACGTGGAGGTCTCAGGAAAAGACTACGAGGCCATGGGACCCCTGCAGATCTCCAAGATCTTTGCTGCCCTGGCCAAGAAGGAGGAGGCCTCACTCGTCATCCTGGGCAAACAG GCCATTGACGATGACTGTAACCAGACGGGTCAGATGACGGCAGCCTTGTTAGACTGGCCACag GGCACATTTGCCTCTGAGGTGACCATCGATGGGGAAACGGTGAAGGTGGTGAGGGAAATCGATGGTGGTCTAGAGACCATCAAAATCAGCATGCCAGCTGTCCTCACAGCAGACCTTCGACTCAACACCCCCAGATACGCCACCCTGCCCAACATCATG AAAGCCAAGAAGAAGAAGATAGCCAACATGAAACCAGCAGACCTGGGGGTGGACATGGTGTCGCGAGTGGAGGTGTTGAGGGTGGACGAGCCCCCAACGAGACTGGCCGGAGTGAAGGTGGAGACGGTGGATGACCTGGTTGCCAAACTCAAGGCAAACGGAACAATCTAG